A stretch of Allostreptomyces psammosilenae DNA encodes these proteins:
- a CDS encoding NUDIX hydrolase has product MPTPEFIRAIRASAGHQLLCLPGVTAVVFDDDGRVLLVRRADTGEWSLIGGIPEPGEQPAVAAVREVEEETAVRCTAERVVLVQALEPMQYPNGDRCQYMDITFRCRAVGGEPRVNDDESLEVGWFSLDALPDLGEFGQLRIKQALADEPTWFATEDAPMTPGGDRPGQ; this is encoded by the coding sequence ATGCCGACGCCCGAGTTCATCCGTGCCATCCGCGCCTCCGCGGGCCACCAACTGCTCTGTCTGCCCGGCGTGACGGCCGTGGTCTTCGACGACGACGGCCGGGTGCTGCTGGTCCGCCGCGCGGACACCGGCGAGTGGTCGCTGATCGGCGGCATCCCGGAGCCCGGCGAGCAGCCGGCCGTCGCGGCGGTGCGGGAGGTCGAGGAGGAGACGGCGGTGCGCTGCACGGCCGAGCGCGTGGTCCTGGTCCAGGCCCTGGAGCCCATGCAGTACCCCAACGGGGACCGCTGCCAGTACATGGACATCACCTTCCGGTGCCGCGCGGTCGGCGGCGAGCCGCGGGTCAACGACGACGAGTCGCTGGAGGTGGGCTGGTTCTCGCTGGACGCGCTGCCCGACCTCGGCGAGTTCGGTCAGCTGAGGATCAAGCAGGCGCTGGCCGACGAACCGACCTGGTTCGCCACGGAGGACGCACCGATGACGCCCGGGGGCGATCGGCCGGGTCAGTAG
- a CDS encoding MmcQ/YjbR family DNA-binding protein — MIDAEDVRRIALSLPETEEKIAWDMPTFRVRGGRMFLTLARDDASMAVRCPVEDHAELMASEPEKFSREDVTLAWLRVRLAALDDLDELRAIIVDAWRQGAPSALLDAVPAAGPERPAH, encoded by the coding sequence ATGATCGATGCGGAAGACGTCCGGCGGATCGCGCTGTCCCTGCCGGAGACGGAGGAGAAGATCGCCTGGGACATGCCGACCTTCCGCGTCCGGGGCGGTCGGATGTTCCTCACGCTGGCCCGGGACGACGCCTCGATGGCGGTGCGCTGCCCGGTCGAGGACCACGCGGAGCTGATGGCCTCCGAGCCGGAGAAGTTCTCCCGGGAGGACGTCACGCTGGCCTGGTTGCGGGTCCGGCTGGCCGCCCTGGACGACCTCGACGAGCTGCGCGCCATCATCGTGGACGCCTGGCGCCAGGGCGCGCCGAGCGCCCTCCTCGACGCCGTCCCGGCCGCCGGCCCGGAGCGCCCGGCGCACTGA
- a CDS encoding glycoside hydrolase family 19 protein, whose product MFTRRLTSVLAALAVLLAGALAVVVPAGTAHAADCAPAWSATTTYWGGTTVSHNGRNWTARWWTLGEAPPGTSGVWADQGACGTTTPPPIPSGFIVTEAQFNQMFPNRNPFYTYSGLTAALSSYPGFTTTGSDTVRRQEAAAFLANVSHETGGLVHIVEQNTANYPHYCDSTQPYGCPAGQAAYYGRGPIQLSWNFNYKAAGDALGIDLLNNPWLVQQDAAVAWRTALWYWNTQSGPGTMTPHNAMVGGHGFGETIRSINGALECNGGNPAQVQSRVTTYQRFVSILGTTAGANLYC is encoded by the coding sequence GCCTCACCTCCGTGCTCGCCGCCCTCGCCGTGCTGCTCGCCGGCGCCCTCGCGGTCGTCGTACCGGCCGGCACTGCCCACGCGGCGGACTGTGCCCCCGCCTGGAGCGCCACCACGACCTACTGGGGCGGCACGACCGTCTCCCACAACGGCCGCAACTGGACCGCCAGGTGGTGGACCCTCGGCGAGGCGCCGCCCGGCACCTCCGGCGTGTGGGCCGACCAGGGAGCGTGCGGCACCACCACGCCGCCGCCGATCCCCTCCGGCTTCATCGTCACCGAGGCGCAGTTCAACCAGATGTTCCCGAACCGGAACCCCTTCTACACCTACAGCGGGCTCACCGCCGCCCTGAGCTCCTACCCCGGTTTCACCACCACCGGCAGCGACACCGTCCGGCGCCAGGAGGCCGCGGCCTTCCTCGCCAACGTCAGCCACGAGACCGGCGGTCTGGTCCACATCGTCGAGCAGAACACCGCCAACTACCCCCACTACTGCGACTCCACCCAGCCCTACGGGTGCCCCGCGGGGCAGGCCGCCTACTACGGTCGCGGCCCGATCCAGCTGAGCTGGAACTTCAACTACAAGGCGGCCGGCGACGCGCTCGGCATCGACCTGCTGAACAACCCCTGGCTGGTGCAGCAGGACGCGGCCGTGGCCTGGCGCACGGCGCTGTGGTACTGGAACACCCAGAGCGGGCCGGGCACCATGACGCCGCACAACGCCATGGTGGGCGGCCACGGCTTCGGTGAGACCATCCGCAGCATCAACGGGGCCCTGGAGTGCAACGGCGGCAATCCCGCCCAGGTGCAGAGCCGGGTGACCACCTACCAGCGGTTCGTCTCCATCCTGGGCACCACGGCGGGCGCCAACCTGTACTGCTGA